The following are encoded together in the Streptomyces sp. NBC_00358 genome:
- a CDS encoding GNAT family N-acetyltransferase, whose product MADLEIRAAVADDVPAIVAMLADDPLGTQRESPDDLRPYLSALDRLSRDPNQHLVVAVREDRVVGTLQLTVIPGLSRKGATRSLIEAVRIHADERGSGLGTELIEWAVEESRRQDCQLVQLTSDASRTDAHRFYERLGFEASHVGFKLPL is encoded by the coding sequence ATGGCAGATCTTGAGATACGAGCCGCGGTCGCCGACGACGTTCCCGCCATCGTCGCGATGCTCGCCGACGACCCGCTCGGCACCCAACGGGAGTCGCCCGACGATCTCAGGCCCTATCTGAGCGCCCTGGACCGTCTGAGCCGTGACCCGAACCAGCACCTGGTCGTCGCCGTACGCGAGGACCGCGTTGTCGGGACCCTGCAGCTCACCGTGATTCCCGGGCTGTCCCGCAAAGGAGCGACGCGTTCCCTGATCGAGGCCGTACGCATCCACGCCGACGAGCGCGGCAGTGGTCTCGGCACGGAGCTCATCGAGTGGGCGGTCGAGGAATCCCGCCGCCAGGACTGCCAGTTGGTCCAGCTGACCTCGGACGCCTCCCGCACCGATGCCCATCGCTTCTACGAGAGGCTCGGCTTCGAGGCCTCACACGTCGGTTTCAAACTCCCCCTCTGA
- a CDS encoding serine hydrolase domain-containing protein, whose protein sequence is MTTTHDDLLPGTRRALLHRIAVAQSEGRAPSLVAAVVRGGKAVWNGARTSVDGHGPDENVQYRIGSITKTFTAVLVLRLRDEGLLDLGDPLEKHVPGTGAGEVTIFQLLAHTGGLAAESPAPWWERTPGSLRPELADVLGEQPYRHPVGRRHHYSNPGYTLLGALVEEVRGAPWEEVLRREVLEPLGLHRTSGSPQAPHAGGWAVHPWADAMMPEPAQDLGRMAPAGQLWSTTGDLARFAVFLAHGDDRVLSAESVREMHAPAAPPEAAELASGSSYGLALQLLHRDGRTLVGHSGSLPGFLAGLVISVEDDVAAVVLSNCTSGPPVFTVAADLVRIVAEAEPRIPEPWRPMAEVGREVMELAGQWYWGTQGFGLRLPAGGGLVLGPLSGVGRGARFRANGDGTWTGLDGYYAGELLRPVRRPDGSVSHLDLGSFVFTRQPYDEQAPVPGGVDPAGWRGVE, encoded by the coding sequence ATGACGACAACCCACGATGATCTTCTCCCCGGCACGCGCCGAGCCCTGCTGCACCGTATCGCCGTCGCGCAGAGCGAGGGGCGGGCGCCGTCCCTGGTCGCGGCGGTGGTCCGGGGCGGGAAAGCGGTGTGGAACGGGGCGCGGACCTCGGTGGACGGCCACGGACCTGACGAGAACGTGCAGTACCGGATCGGCTCCATCACCAAGACCTTCACCGCCGTTCTGGTGCTGCGGCTGCGCGACGAGGGTCTCCTGGACCTCGGCGACCCGCTGGAGAAGCATGTGCCGGGCACCGGGGCGGGGGAAGTCACCATCTTCCAACTTCTCGCGCACACCGGAGGGTTGGCAGCCGAGTCGCCCGCGCCCTGGTGGGAGCGAACGCCCGGCTCGCTGCGTCCCGAACTGGCCGATGTGCTGGGCGAACAGCCGTACCGGCATCCGGTCGGCCGTCGGCACCATTACTCGAACCCCGGCTACACGTTGCTCGGAGCGCTGGTCGAAGAGGTAAGAGGCGCCCCCTGGGAGGAAGTACTGCGCCGCGAGGTCCTCGAACCGCTCGGTCTGCACCGGACGAGCGGTAGCCCGCAGGCGCCGCATGCGGGGGGATGGGCCGTCCACCCTTGGGCGGACGCGATGATGCCCGAGCCTGCGCAGGACCTCGGGCGGATGGCTCCGGCCGGTCAGCTCTGGTCCACCACAGGTGACTTGGCCCGCTTCGCCGTCTTCCTCGCCCACGGTGACGATCGAGTGCTGAGCGCCGAGTCCGTCAGGGAGATGCACGCGCCTGCCGCGCCTCCGGAGGCGGCGGAACTGGCTTCGGGCTCCTCGTACGGGCTTGCCCTGCAGCTCCTGCACCGTGACGGCCGAACCCTCGTAGGGCACTCGGGTTCCCTGCCGGGATTTCTCGCCGGTTTGGTGATCAGCGTGGAGGATGACGTGGCGGCTGTGGTGCTGTCCAACTGCACCTCGGGCCCGCCCGTGTTCACCGTGGCCGCCGATCTGGTGCGGATCGTCGCGGAGGCAGAACCGCGGATCCCTGAGCCCTGGCGGCCGATGGCCGAAGTCGGCCGTGAGGTAATGGAGTTGGCGGGCCAGTGGTACTGGGGGACGCAGGGTTTCGGGCTGAGGCTGCCGGCCGGCGGTGGGCTCGTGCTGGGTCCGCTCTCGGGTGTCGGCCGGGGCGCCCGCTTCCGGGCGAACGGCGACGGGACGTGGACGGGGCTCGACGGCTACTACGCGGGCGAGCTCCTGCGCCCCGTACGGCGGCCCGACGGCTCGGTGAGCCATCTGGACCTCGGATCGTTCGTGTTCACGCGGCAGCCGTACGACGAGCAGGCCCCTGTGCCCGGTGGAGTGGATCCGGCTGGCTGGCGAGGAGTCGAGTAG
- the rpsR gene encoding 30S ribosomal protein S18, producing MAKPPVRKPKKKVCAFCKDKVTYVDYKDTNMLRKFISDRGKIRARRVTGNCTQHQRDVATAVKNSREMALLPYTSTAR from the coding sequence ATGGCGAAGCCGCCTGTGCGCAAGCCGAAGAAGAAGGTCTGCGCGTTCTGCAAGGACAAGGTCACGTACGTGGACTACAAGGACACGAACATGCTGCGGAAGTTCATTTCCGACCGCGGCAAGATCCGTGCCCGCCGCGTGACCGGCAACTGCACGCAGCACCAGCGTGACGTCGCCACGGCTGTGAAGAACAGCCGTGAGATGGCGCTGCTGCCCTACACGTCCACCGCGCGATAA
- a CDS encoding GlcG/HbpS family heme-binding protein, producing the protein MSTTTAVAPLTIEDAEVLVTAARRAAEAAGVRISATVLDAGGHLLAFRRDDQAVLISGETSTRKAYTALQLDSATADLVEAVQPGGLFHTLPTALDRPLLFIAGGVPVHRGGRLIGAIGVGGGMPDQDHGFAVAAVESLV; encoded by the coding sequence ATGAGCACCACCACCGCCGTCGCCCCTCTGACCATCGAGGACGCCGAGGTTCTCGTGACCGCGGCCCGTCGGGCCGCCGAGGCGGCCGGGGTTCGGATCAGCGCCACCGTCCTCGACGCGGGTGGCCACCTGCTCGCCTTCCGACGCGACGACCAGGCCGTCCTGATCTCGGGAGAGACCAGCACACGCAAGGCCTACACGGCACTGCAGCTCGACTCGGCCACGGCCGATCTCGTCGAGGCCGTGCAGCCCGGCGGTCTCTTCCACACGCTGCCCACCGCGCTCGACCGTCCGTTGCTGTTCATAGCGGGCGGCGTTCCGGTCCACCGCGGCGGTCGCCTCATCGGTGCCATCGGGGTCGGTGGCGGGATGCCCGACCAGGACCACGGTTTCGCCGTCGCCGCTGTCGAGTCGCTCGTCTGA
- the rplI gene encoding 50S ribosomal protein L9, with amino-acid sequence MKIILTHEVSGLGAAGDVVDVKDGYARNYLIPRNFAIRWTKGGEKDVEQIRRARKIHEIATIEQANEIKARLEGVKVRLAVRSGDAGRLFGSVTPADVASAIKASGGPEVDKRRIELGSPIKTLGAHQTSVRLHPEVAAKVNIEVVAA; translated from the coding sequence ATGAAGATCATCCTCACCCACGAGGTCTCCGGCCTCGGTGCCGCGGGCGACGTCGTTGACGTCAAGGACGGTTACGCTCGCAACTACCTGATCCCGCGGAACTTTGCGATCCGCTGGACCAAGGGTGGCGAGAAGGACGTCGAGCAGATCCGTCGTGCTCGCAAGATCCACGAGATCGCGACCATCGAGCAGGCCAACGAGATCAAGGCCCGCCTCGAAGGCGTCAAGGTCCGTCTGGCCGTTCGCTCCGGCGACGCCGGTCGTCTCTTCGGTTCCGTCACCCCGGCTGACGTCGCTTCGGCGATCAAGGCTTCCGGTGGCCCCGAGGTCGACAAGCGCCGCATCGAGCTGGGCTCGCCCATCAAGACCCTGGGCGCCCACCAGACGTCCGTGCGTCTGCACCCCGAGGTTGCCGCCAAGGTCAACATCGAGGTTGTCGCTGCCTGA
- the dnaB gene encoding replicative DNA helicase, producing MTISEPLDDPWADSGPSDRLPSSRRRGNGGRGRDEQHDRDNGSWESSGSSFERVPPQDLDAEQSVLGGMLLSKDAIADVVEVLKGHDFYRPAHETIYGAILDLYAKGEPADPITVAAELTKRGEITKVGGPPYLHTLVQTVPTAANAEYYAEIVHERAVLRRLVEAGTRITQMGYAADGDVDEIVNSAQAEIYAVTEQRTTEDYLPLGDIMEGALDEIEAIGSRSGEMTGVPTGFTDLDSLTNGLHPGQMIIIAARPAMGKSTLALDFARACSIKHNMPSVIFSLEMGRNEIAMRLLSAEARVALHHMRSGTMTDDDWTRLARRMPDVSAAPLYIDDSPNLSMMEIRAKCRRLKQRADLKLVVIDYLQLMQSGGKRSESRQQEVSDMSRNLKLLAKELELPVIALSQLNRGPEQRTDKKPMVSDLRESGSIEQDADMVILLHREDAYEKESPRAGEADIIVGKHRNGPTATITVAFQGHYSRFVDMAQT from the coding sequence GTGACTATTTCCGAGCCCTTGGACGACCCCTGGGCGGACAGTGGTCCCAGTGATCGTCTGCCCTCGTCCCGTCGGCGTGGGAACGGCGGCCGTGGCCGCGACGAGCAGCACGACCGGGACAACGGGTCATGGGAAAGCAGCGGTTCCTCATTCGAACGGGTACCGCCGCAGGACCTCGACGCCGAGCAGTCCGTCCTCGGTGGCATGCTCCTGTCGAAGGATGCCATCGCCGATGTCGTCGAGGTCCTCAAGGGCCACGACTTCTACCGGCCGGCGCACGAGACCATCTACGGGGCGATCCTCGACCTGTACGCGAAGGGCGAGCCGGCCGACCCCATCACGGTCGCGGCTGAGCTCACCAAGCGCGGCGAGATCACCAAGGTCGGCGGCCCGCCGTATCTGCACACGCTGGTCCAGACGGTCCCGACCGCGGCGAATGCCGAGTACTACGCGGAGATCGTCCATGAGCGCGCGGTCCTGCGCCGCCTGGTCGAGGCGGGCACGCGCATCACACAGATGGGCTACGCGGCCGACGGCGACGTCGACGAGATCGTCAACAGCGCCCAGGCCGAGATCTACGCGGTCACCGAGCAGCGCACCACGGAGGACTATCTGCCGCTCGGCGACATCATGGAGGGCGCGCTCGACGAGATCGAGGCGATCGGATCGCGTTCGGGGGAGATGACCGGTGTACCGACCGGTTTCACCGACCTCGACTCGCTCACCAACGGTCTGCACCCCGGCCAGATGATCATCATCGCGGCGCGTCCCGCCATGGGTAAGTCGACGCTGGCCCTGGACTTCGCCCGGGCCTGCTCGATCAAGCACAACATGCCCAGCGTGATCTTCTCGCTCGAAATGGGCCGCAACGAGATCGCGATGCGCCTGTTGTCCGCCGAGGCACGCGTGGCCCTGCACCACATGCGGTCCGGGACCATGACCGACGACGACTGGACCCGCCTCGCGCGTCGTATGCCGGACGTCTCGGCCGCCCCGCTCTACATCGACGACTCCCCGAACCTGTCGATGATGGAGATCCGTGCCAAGTGCCGGCGTCTCAAGCAACGCGCCGATCTGAAGCTCGTCGTCATCGACTATCTGCAGCTGATGCAGTCGGGCGGCAAGCGGTCCGAGAGCCGTCAGCAGGAGGTCTCCGACATGTCGCGAAACCTGAAGCTGCTGGCCAAGGAGCTCGAGCTGCCGGTGATCGCGCTGTCGCAGCTCAACCGTGGGCCCGAGCAGCGTACGGACAAGAAGCCCATGGTCTCCGACCTTCGTGAGTCCGGCTCGATCGAGCAGGACGCGGACATGGTCATCCTGCTCCACCGCGAGGACGCGTACGAGAAGGAGTCCCCCCGCGCCGGCGAGGCCGACATCATCGTCGGCAAGCACCGTAACGGCCCGACGGCCACGATCACGGTGGCCTTCCAGGGTCACTACTCGCGCTTCGTGGACATGGCACAGACCTGA
- a CDS encoding GNAT family N-acetyltransferase has translation MSTPSLSDLPVRRLTPSDLAACADLSEDRGWPREEHKWGLLLAAGTGYGIDDPADGLVTACVVTEYGPRERPELGAIGMVLVAERHSRQGVGRRLMRHVIEEMGTTPLTLHATEYGRPLYEGLGFKVTGRAEMVRGTFTAGGPEPEVLTRPATAEDLASILRLDEDVFGTDRTHMITRLPAFADQLRVAEENGRIIGYAAAWPNMTNQVVGPLIARDTETAKALLSALAARTDRPLRTDVDVRHEDLLIWLKERGLAPTGFNAVMTYGIPELPGDWTRRFAPLTVAAG, from the coding sequence GTGTCGACACCTTCCCTCTCCGATCTGCCCGTTCGCCGTCTGACGCCCAGCGACCTCGCCGCCTGCGCCGACCTGTCCGAGGACCGGGGCTGGCCCCGTGAGGAACACAAGTGGGGTCTGCTGCTCGCTGCGGGAACCGGATACGGGATCGACGACCCAGCCGATGGTCTCGTCACCGCCTGTGTGGTGACCGAATACGGACCGCGCGAGCGCCCCGAACTGGGTGCGATCGGCATGGTTCTCGTCGCGGAGCGGCACTCCCGCCAAGGGGTCGGCCGCCGTCTCATGCGGCACGTCATCGAGGAGATGGGCACCACCCCGTTGACCCTGCACGCGACCGAGTACGGTCGCCCGCTCTACGAGGGGTTGGGATTCAAGGTCACCGGCCGGGCCGAGATGGTCCGTGGGACCTTCACCGCGGGCGGCCCTGAGCCCGAGGTGCTCACCCGTCCGGCCACCGCGGAGGACCTCGCCTCCATCCTCCGCCTGGACGAAGACGTCTTCGGCACCGACCGCACCCACATGATCACGCGCCTGCCCGCCTTCGCGGACCAGCTCCGCGTGGCCGAGGAGAACGGCCGGATCATCGGCTACGCGGCCGCCTGGCCCAATATGACCAACCAGGTCGTGGGACCCCTGATCGCCCGGGACACGGAGACGGCGAAGGCCCTGCTCTCCGCGCTCGCGGCCCGCACAGACCGTCCGCTGCGCACCGATGTCGACGTCCGGCACGAAGACCTGCTGATCTGGCTGAAGGAACGCGGGCTTGCGCCCACCGGCTTCAACGCGGTCATGACGTACGGCATCCCGGAACTGCCCGGCGACTGGACGCGCCGCTTCGCACCCCTGACTGTGGCCGCCGGCTAG
- a CDS encoding MFS transporter, whose product MPLALLALAIGAFGIGTTEFVIMGVLPEVAGDFGVSIPTAGLLVTGYALGVVVGAPIMTALGTKVSRKRMLMVLMGLFVLGNLISALAPAFWLMFVGRVVASLAHGAFFGIGSVAAAELVAPEKKAGAIAMMFSGLTIANVVGVPLGTLIGQSAGWRVTFTGVAALGVIGLLGIAKLVPEMPKPEGVRLRHELAAFKNVQVLLAMAMTVLGFGGVFAAITYIAPMMTHVAGFADGSVTWLLVLFGLGMVGGNLIGGKFADRALMPMLYVSLGGLAVVLALFTVTAHNKILAAATIVLIGGLGFATVPPLQKRVLDQAHGAPTLASAVNIGAFNLGNAVSAWLGGVVIAAGLGYTAPNWVGAVLAASALVLAVASAALERRTGGPSVVVAGGTPAEQRTVVLR is encoded by the coding sequence ATGCCTCTCGCGCTTCTGGCCCTCGCGATCGGGGCCTTCGGCATCGGAACGACCGAGTTCGTGATCATGGGTGTCCTGCCGGAGGTCGCCGGGGACTTCGGGGTCTCCATCCCCACGGCCGGACTCCTGGTGACCGGCTACGCCCTGGGCGTGGTGGTCGGTGCGCCGATCATGACCGCGCTCGGCACGAAGGTGTCCCGCAAGCGGATGCTCATGGTGCTGATGGGCCTGTTCGTTCTCGGCAATCTGATCTCCGCCCTGGCTCCGGCCTTCTGGTTGATGTTCGTGGGCCGGGTGGTCGCCTCCCTCGCGCACGGCGCCTTCTTCGGTATCGGGTCGGTGGCCGCGGCCGAACTGGTCGCACCGGAGAAGAAGGCCGGCGCCATAGCGATGATGTTCAGCGGGCTCACGATCGCCAATGTCGTCGGGGTCCCGCTGGGCACGCTGATCGGACAGTCCGCCGGCTGGCGGGTCACGTTCACGGGTGTCGCCGCACTGGGTGTCATCGGGCTGCTGGGTATCGCCAAGCTGGTCCCGGAGATGCCGAAACCCGAGGGCGTACGTCTGCGCCACGAACTGGCCGCCTTCAAGAACGTCCAGGTCCTGCTCGCGATGGCGATGACCGTGCTCGGGTTCGGCGGCGTCTTCGCGGCCATCACCTACATCGCGCCGATGATGACGCACGTCGCGGGCTTCGCCGACGGATCCGTCACCTGGCTGCTGGTCCTCTTCGGGCTCGGCATGGTGGGCGGGAACCTGATCGGTGGCAAATTCGCCGACCGCGCGCTGATGCCGATGCTCTACGTGTCGCTGGGCGGCCTCGCCGTCGTGCTCGCCCTCTTCACCGTCACCGCGCACAACAAGATCCTGGCGGCCGCCACGATCGTCCTGATCGGCGGTCTGGGCTTCGCGACCGTGCCTCCTCTGCAGAAGCGTGTTCTCGACCAGGCGCACGGCGCGCCCACCCTGGCCTCGGCCGTCAACATCGGCGCCTTCAACCTCGGAAACGCCGTCTCGGCCTGGCTCGGCGGCGTCGTCATCGCTGCGGGTCTCGGCTACACCGCTCCCAACTGGGTCGGTGCGGTCCTCGCCGCGAGCGCGCTCGTCCTGGCCGTTGCCTCGGCCGCTCTGGAGCGCCGCACAGGTGGGCCCAGCGTCGTGGTCGCCGGAGGTACCCCCGCCGAGCAGCGGACCGTCGTCCTCCGCTGA
- a CDS encoding HAD family hydrolase, whose amino-acid sequence MARLHLFDLDGTLLHGSTAPLEISRQLGLEAETLALEKAISEGRIGPPEYATRVHALWAELTDARVAAAFDGAPWMAGIQDVWQEIRRSGDYCAVVSLSPSFFVERLMAWGAHAAHGSRFPVVPFTEPLDPAGILSSASKVLIADRLCEEFGVNRSDCVAYGDSLSDQDLFGVVPVSVAINGDRRLLSLATHSYVGRDLSAAYRLACRAR is encoded by the coding sequence ATGGCGAGACTTCATCTCTTCGATCTTGACGGGACGTTGCTCCACGGGAGCACCGCACCGCTGGAGATTTCACGGCAGTTGGGGCTGGAAGCCGAGACCCTGGCGCTCGAAAAGGCCATCTCCGAGGGGCGTATAGGTCCGCCCGAGTATGCGACGCGTGTGCATGCTCTGTGGGCGGAACTCACCGATGCTCGTGTGGCGGCGGCATTCGACGGCGCGCCTTGGATGGCCGGAATCCAAGACGTCTGGCAAGAGATCCGGCGAAGTGGCGACTACTGCGCGGTCGTATCGCTGTCACCCTCGTTCTTTGTGGAACGTCTGATGGCGTGGGGAGCCCACGCGGCCCATGGATCACGCTTTCCGGTCGTGCCGTTCACCGAACCGCTGGACCCGGCGGGCATTCTCAGCTCGGCGTCAAAGGTGCTGATCGCGGACCGGCTCTGTGAAGAGTTCGGGGTGAATCGAAGCGACTGCGTCGCCTATGGAGACTCACTCTCGGACCAGGATCTTTTCGGTGTTGTGCCCGTGTCGGTCGCGATCAATGGCGACCGTCGGCTGCTCAGTCTGGCAACTCACTCCTACGTGGGACGGGACCTGTCGGCTGCCTATCGACTGGCATGCCGTGCCCGGTAA
- a CDS encoding MarR family winged helix-turn-helix transcriptional regulator yields the protein MTATDPALTALAQGWCALSLLHGRIEAHIERALQARHGLSVREYSLLDVLSRQHDGDGGHLQMKQVADAVVLSQSATTRLVTRLEDRGLLARYLCPTDRRGIYTNVSDAGLTLLAEARPTNDAALREALGTAAENPELAPLVRVVESASMPVEPMSSVGMPS from the coding sequence ATGACAGCCACGGACCCCGCGCTCACCGCCCTCGCTCAGGGGTGGTGCGCCCTCTCCTTGCTGCACGGAAGGATCGAGGCCCATATCGAGCGGGCCCTGCAGGCCCGGCACGGGCTCAGCGTGCGCGAATACTCCCTGCTCGACGTGCTCAGCCGGCAGCACGACGGCGACGGCGGCCATCTGCAGATGAAGCAGGTCGCGGACGCGGTCGTCCTCAGCCAGAGCGCGACCACTCGGCTGGTCACGCGTCTCGAGGACCGAGGGCTGCTCGCCCGCTATCTCTGCCCGACCGACCGGCGCGGCATCTACACGAATGTCAGCGACGCAGGACTGACACTCCTCGCCGAGGCGCGGCCCACCAATGACGCCGCCCTGCGCGAGGCGCTCGGCACAGCGGCCGAGAACCCTGAACTGGCACCACTGGTCCGGGTCGTGGAGTCGGCGAGCATGCCCGTAGAACCCATGTCCTCCGTGGGCATGCCCTCGTAG
- the rpsF gene encoding 30S ribosomal protein S6 — MRHYEVMVILDPDLEERAVAPLIENFLSVVREGNGKVEKVDTWGRRRLSYEIKKKPEGIYSVIDLQAEPAVVKELDRQMNLNESVLRTKVLRPETH; from the coding sequence ATGCGTCACTACGAAGTGATGGTCATCCTCGACCCCGATCTGGAAGAGCGCGCTGTCGCCCCCCTGATCGAGAACTTCCTCTCCGTCGTCCGTGAGGGCAACGGCAAGGTCGAAAAGGTCGACACCTGGGGCCGTCGTCGTCTCTCGTACGAGATCAAGAAGAAGCCCGAGGGCATCTACTCGGTCATCGACCTGCAGGCCGAGCCTGCGGTCGTCAAGGAGCTCGACCGCCAGATGAACCTGAACGAGTCGGTCCTCCGGACCAAGGTCCTCCGTCCCGAGACCCACTGA
- a CDS encoding single-stranded DNA-binding protein: protein MAGETVITVVGNLVDDPELRFTPSGAAVAKFRVASTPRTFDRQTNEWKDGESLFLTCSVWRQAAENVAESLQRGMRVIVQGRLKQRSYEDNQGVKRTVYELDVEEVGASLKNATAKVTKTTGRGGQGGYGGGSGGGQQGGGWGGSSGSAPQGGSAPADDPWATGAPAGGNQGGGAAGGGGGGWGGSSGGSGGGYSDEPPF, encoded by the coding sequence ATGGCAGGCGAGACCGTCATCACGGTCGTCGGCAATCTTGTCGACGACCCCGAGCTGCGCTTCACCCCTTCCGGTGCGGCGGTCGCGAAGTTCCGTGTCGCGTCCACTCCCCGCACCTTCGACCGTCAGACCAATGAGTGGAAGGACGGCGAGAGCCTGTTCCTGACCTGCTCGGTCTGGCGTCAGGCGGCGGAGAACGTCGCCGAGTCGCTCCAGCGCGGCATGCGCGTCATCGTGCAGGGCCGCCTGAAGCAGCGGTCCTACGAGGACAACCAGGGCGTCAAGCGCACGGTCTACGAACTGGACGTAGAGGAAGTCGGCGCCAGCCTGAAGAACGCCACGGCCAAGGTCACCAAGACCACGGGCCGCGGCGGCCAGGGCGGTTACGGCGGCGGCAGTGGCGGCGGCCAGCAGGGCGGCGGCTGGGGCGGAAGCTCCGGCAGCGCTCCGCAGGGCGGCAGCGCTCCTGCCGACGACCCCTGGGCCACCGGCGCTCCCGCCGGTGGCAACCAGGGCGGTGGCGCTGCTGGTGGCGGCGGTGGCGGCTGGGGCGGAAGCTCCGGCGGTTCCGGCGGCGGCTACTCGGACGAGCCCCCCTTCTAG
- a CDS encoding MATE family efflux transporter, with protein MTQASTAPRAARRRHDREIVALAVPAFGALVAEPLFVMADSAIVGHLGTAQLAGLGVASALLMTAVGVFVFLAYATTAAVARRVGAGDLRAAIRQGMDGIWLAVLIGAAVIAVALPTAPDLMELFGASDTAAPYAITYLRISAFGIPAMLVVLASTGILRGLQDTKTPLYVAVGGFVANAVLNAALVYGAGLGIAGSAWGTVLAQCGMAAVYLYVVIRGARKHGASLRPDVTGIRACAQAGTPLLIRTLSLRAILLIATAVAARLGDADMAAHQIILSLWSLLAFALDAIAIAGQAIIGRYLGADDAQGAREACRRMVQWGLVAGVVLGLLVLAARPLFLPLFSSDSGVQDVALPALVMVAASQPICGIVFVLDGVLMGAGDGPYLAWAMLLTLAVFTPVALLVPVLGGRLTALWGAMTLMMAVRMLTLWLRSRSGRWIVTGATR; from the coding sequence ATGACACAGGCCTCCACGGCACCCAGGGCCGCCCGACGTCGGCACGACCGAGAGATCGTCGCGCTGGCCGTTCCGGCGTTCGGCGCACTCGTCGCCGAGCCTCTCTTCGTGATGGCCGACAGTGCCATCGTCGGCCACCTCGGCACCGCGCAGCTGGCCGGACTCGGCGTCGCCTCGGCCCTTCTCATGACAGCGGTCGGAGTCTTCGTGTTCCTCGCCTACGCCACCACCGCGGCGGTCGCCCGCAGAGTCGGCGCAGGCGATCTGCGGGCCGCGATCCGCCAGGGCATGGACGGGATCTGGCTCGCCGTGCTCATCGGCGCGGCGGTGATCGCCGTCGCCCTTCCCACGGCACCCGACCTCATGGAGCTGTTCGGCGCCTCGGACACCGCCGCCCCGTACGCGATCACCTATCTGCGGATATCAGCGTTCGGCATCCCCGCCATGCTCGTCGTGCTGGCCTCCACCGGCATACTGCGCGGACTCCAGGACACGAAGACCCCGCTGTACGTCGCCGTCGGAGGCTTCGTCGCCAATGCGGTCCTCAACGCCGCCCTCGTCTACGGTGCCGGCCTCGGCATCGCCGGCTCGGCCTGGGGCACCGTCCTCGCCCAGTGCGGCATGGCCGCCGTCTATCTGTACGTCGTCATCCGCGGAGCCCGGAAACACGGCGCTTCCCTGCGGCCGGACGTCACCGGCATCCGGGCATGCGCCCAGGCCGGCACCCCCCTGCTCATCCGTACGTTGTCGCTTCGGGCGATCCTCCTGATCGCCACGGCGGTGGCTGCCCGGCTCGGTGACGCCGACATGGCGGCACACCAGATCATCCTGTCGCTGTGGAGCCTGCTCGCCTTCGCGCTCGACGCCATCGCCATAGCCGGACAAGCCATCATCGGGCGCTACCTCGGCGCGGACGATGCCCAGGGTGCCCGCGAGGCATGCCGCCGCATGGTGCAGTGGGGCCTCGTCGCCGGGGTCGTCCTCGGCCTGTTGGTCCTCGCGGCACGCCCTCTGTTCCTCCCGTTGTTCAGTAGCGACTCGGGGGTGCAGGACGTGGCACTGCCCGCTCTGGTGATGGTTGCCGCCTCCCAGCCGATCTGTGGAATCGTCTTCGTCCTGGACGGCGTGCTGATGGGTGCCGGCGACGGGCCCTATCTGGCCTGGGCCATGCTGCTCACGCTGGCGGTCTTCACCCCCGTCGCCCTGCTGGTTCCGGTTCTCGGCGGCAGGCTGACCGCTCTCTGGGGAGCGATGACGCTGATGATGGCGGTGCGGATGCTGACCCTGTGGCTGCGCTCTCGATCGGGCCGCTGGATCGTGACGGGAGCGACGCGCTGA
- a CDS encoding dihydrofolate reductase family protein: MRKLIYGMNLTLDGYIAAAGDDIGWSGPPSDELFQWWLDHEQASGLSLYGRKLWEAMSSYWPTGDQRPNATPAEIEFARNWRDTPKVVFSSTIDKVDWNTRLVTGDAIAEITRLKAEDGGPMNIGGATLAGAAMRAGLIDEYVIAAHPVLVGGGTPFFTALDSWVNLNLVETRTLPGGVVLTRYETRR; this comes from the coding sequence ATGCGGAAACTGATCTACGGCATGAACCTGACCCTGGACGGCTACATCGCCGCGGCCGGCGACGACATCGGCTGGAGCGGACCGCCGAGCGACGAGCTGTTCCAGTGGTGGCTCGACCACGAGCAGGCGAGTGGCCTGTCGCTGTACGGGCGCAAGCTGTGGGAGGCGATGAGCTCCTACTGGCCGACCGGCGACCAGCGGCCCAACGCCACACCGGCGGAGATCGAGTTCGCGCGGAACTGGCGGGACACACCGAAGGTGGTGTTCTCCTCAACGATCGACAAGGTCGACTGGAACACCCGCCTGGTCACCGGCGACGCGATCGCCGAGATCACCCGGCTCAAGGCCGAGGACGGCGGCCCGATGAACATCGGCGGCGCGACGCTCGCCGGGGCGGCCATGCGCGCCGGGCTGATCGACGAGTACGTGATCGCCGCCCATCCGGTCCTGGTGGGCGGCGGCACGCCGTTCTTCACCGCGCTGGACAGCTGGGTGAACCTGAACCTGGTGGAGACGCGGACGCTTCCCGGCGGCGTGGTCCTGACCAGGTACGAGACGAGGCGCTGA